TAATTCTCTTGTGAAAAGGTTTTTCTATTAGGGGCCATTGCAAAGCTGGGAGCAACTGTCTCAACGTACCCCTTGTTAGTTGTCAAGGTGAAGTCCACTAGTCTGCTTTGTAATATTACTCTGTTGAgcaagataaagaaaaaagttcTTCATGTAAAGTTGGTTTGGCTGAAAAGTCTTCTGTATCATATTATCTTATATCAGATTGAAATAAAACTCTCAACATGTTCATTTCTCtcatttaaatttgtattaCTTACCTTTCCATTAGGCTTGTCAAtcaaaacattgaaattttttcattACTTGGCATCCAGACTGCCATAGTATGCTTTTGCAATAACTTCTCCTATTTGAAGCTTCTTGATTGTGTCACTTCAAATGCCTATGCAGTCGAGGCTGCAAGCAAAGCAGGAGATTGGTGGGAATATCTCATTAAGATACTCAGGTTTGCATTTCAATGAAGagccatatttttttttttcaatttccctCCAAAAATTTTCAGTATCTGTTCTTCATTCTCATTGTTATCTTCAGACTGCTAGCTTGGtccatatataaaataatacacCAAAATTGAATGATGGATTGAGCTTCTTCTGTCAGGTGGTACACACTTTTCTAATTTTGCCAGAGATGTTAGTATTACAATTGGCTgactttaattttttcattttatatatatatatatatatatatatatcttgtctGGGGCATTACTTCTATTATGGATGGGCTTGTTGGGTTTCAGTTTTGAAGAGGCGAGGCAAGATGATTTTTGTCATTAATATTTGGTTTTTACCTCCTTTTCTCGGATGTAGGCACACAAAACCTCATAATCTGTTTGTCCAATTAGTTTTCTTAATTGATATCTCCTCATGCCTGCATCAAGAAATAATTTGGATCATAATGGTCTGTCCAAGTTAATAAATGGATTGCAAAAGATTTACTTAATCGATTGGTTTGACCTTTCTTTTGTTCTTGGTTGTCCAAaaatttgatgtgttttttaaaatattctacaaaattgatcaattagAATATAAATTATGGTAAGATAACAAAGCACTACCTACTCTTACATTACGAGaataaaaattgttgcaatatcCCAAACCAGGGAGAGGTTGTTGTAAGATCATCAAACATAAGGGAGGATGCTGTAATTTTCTTTGGTCAGGCACTAGATGCTTGAAATACTTctatgataaaaattgaaatttactATTCATtgaaagttatatatatatatatatatatataacttcaaAATTGATTCTGGTAGAGTAATATTGGCTATGCTGGTATTTATTAGGCTTAGGCTACATTCTGAATCTGTTTAATGGGAAATATTAAATTGTAACGTTTGGTGAGATTTATACTCAACAACAAACCCTTATGAGTCTCAAAACTTTGAGGTCAATTATGGATTCTCAATAGACTAATCGAGGTCGGTCACATGAATTTCCTTTTGCCATTCCGTCCTATCCAAAACCATCCTCTATGTTACCTCTTTAATTAATATGTATTGGTTTGGTAATAGCTATGATATATTTTGGCTGAAATGGTATGGTATTTATAGCTTTGGTATACACACAAATCTAAGTATTCAGGGATGTGAAGATAGAGGAAGATGACAGGTGAAGGAAATACTATGGGAACAACTCTGTACTTGATAATGAGCTGTAAATTACAACTGTGTTCTAGTGTAGGTAAGAATTATCATGGTTTTGTATTCTCAAGATTTTTCTCCTAAAATTATTGGGATTTGAGTGCCCCCACTGTCTTTCTACTTCTATTTAATTTCTCAAGTGgggataataaaaaaaaatggctgaCCAACCCTTGTACTGATTAGACATACCATTTTTTACTAGTATTATTATTTGCAAAATATTTCCTGGTTCACTGTGATTCCATTTAAGTCCTTATGTGTTCAGCTTCTTGTTGGTGTTCTAATTTATTCAACAATAGGTGACCTGGATTCTTGGGGGaacaaaagagaataaaattaCCTAGCATacaaagagagaattttaaatttcagcTTTAAGAAGCACAATTTTTGCTATTCTCTACATTTTAAATGTAAAGAGACCATTAGTTCTTATGGTACGCAGAATTTTAACTGATATCTTTGTAGCACAGGTACTCTTGATGCAATCATTAAAATGATCCGCTATGAAGGATTGCCTGGCTTTTACAAGGGAATGAGCACTAAGATAGTACAGAGTGTTTTTGCAGCTTCTGTACTTTTCATGATCAAGGAGGAACTTGTCAAGGCATACATGCTGCTAGCACATAAAAGCCAGAAAGTAATATATAGCTTAAAGAAATGACCACTTCACTGAGGGATAACTCTTGtccttgtggttttcctctTTGTTTACAAGTTGCTCCAATAGTGACagagggttttattttttaaatattatttttttaataggaaaaagtgaaacaaaaaatagtgaTGGAGGTTATTATAAATCCATGATGCACAAATTGGCACTAAAGGCCTGTCTGAAGATGGTGCACCTAATGACACttcatatttttctcttttttttattatttttcctttttctcctttcaccctttttttcaaattaatgaTGTCAAGTAATGTAGTCTGGTTACTATGTTACTTGGGACAAATTGATTTTGAAGTTAAACTATGGAACTAGTGAAATTAGTTATGGACAATGCGATTTAATGATATTCAATTTTAGGGATGATTCAACCATCAGAATTTGAGAAATGGATCTgatggtattatttatgtaatcTTGCACAGCCCTAGTTATTTTCAGAGAATTTTTACGAATTATTGAGAATGACCTTAAGTCTCCTTGGTGCATAGCATTTAGAAACAGGAATAATGGGGGGTTTTCCCCCTTTATGCCTTCATGGTGCATGCCTGAGCTTGAAGGGTCTGTCTTAAAGAACAGATTATTTGAGAATAGAATTTTACTTGTCTGCATTTGCTTCCTGATCTTATTATGATGTTATCAACTTAAAgtattcatttgaaaaaaaaaaaaaaaacttatatgagGGAACTTCTTGATAAATGAACTTAAAGAGTCTCAAAGAATTATTTTGATGATGATCTGGTAAACAAACTTGATGTCAAGAACCTCTTAACTTAGTGACATTGTTTGTTTTCCTTTACGAGGAGAAGCAAGATTTGAatcctctctttctcattgtaaCCATCGaattatcattaattttttttttaagaagaagagagcaaacaaacttGATGGTTGAAAAAGAGCATTGTCCCAAGATAGAGCTTTTGAGAGCTTTGATGGCTTTTTATTTATGACTTGAATtactttcaagattttttatatattttattctggactttttattattttcagggGTTTAATAACTTTATTTGCCATTGGTCATGCAGTTAAATTCATATTATACGGGTTTGAATTGTGACATCCatcctcattaaaaaaaaattaagtttaggTCATCAAACAAGAATCCTGTTTTATGAACCTTTTTATGCTAAACAAGCGCACTTTGTCATATAATTCGTGTTATAAAACTATGACTAAGTTTGTTTCCACGTCCATAGAATTGTTTTGTCCAGAACTTTACTCCTCTCAGATAATGATTCTCATTTGTAGCCAGAGGTGAAACCGTGAGAGGCCAATTTTATTCTATCATCAAATAACTGGTCATGCTATCTTGTAAAATGATCATAACAAAGTGTTAATATAAAAAGTCTTTAGATAGtctacaaattaaattaaactaatttCAAATGCTACATGGAATGTAATACAATGGGTTGACATCCATGCATGTCTACACGTTCTGTAAGAGAGCTATGAAGCAAAAATTTGTTTACATgacaaaattaatttgaagaacTTTCCTGCTCAACCCCATATACACATTTTTACATCCCAGAAgtgatttttactttttcattttatcaattgatagtatttatttatttttataagtattgATAGTATTTAAGTATGGGAAGAAGATAGTGGCaggcatttttttaatcatggttGACATGAAATATATTAACATACATCTTCCACCCCACCCAAAAACTGTTTCAATTGTCACAAGGTTGTAGCAGAAGCAGTTGTCGGAACCCGGAGTACTTGTTGCAGTAAGCGTGCAGCAAGACGTTGAGTGATGCCACCAATAACACGACCCCCTAGACTGCGTGCCTCAGGTTGCTGAAGCACCTGCTCACATATGCTTCAACAATTAgctttaaaaacaaatataaataagtttttcTAAGATATTAATACATAGATAGCATTTGTGTTACAAAATGATGATTCTAATGTAAGTGCTATAAGgataaaattctaaacaaaaatgatatgatttacttaATCTATCTTTTTGAGGTGCAAAAGATGAGAATAGATCTATGTTTTAcaagtaacaaaataaattagatgCCTTGTTCATAGGAGGTGAAAGCCACAAACTCaccaataaagaaaagaaagaatgatcCAATATAGAAGTGTGTTCTTTAGGTTAGCTTATATGTATATCTGCTAACAAAGCACATAGTAATTGACCACTTTTTGTGGATTTTCGCGGAAGATACAGTAATGACTAATGACACTAGGTCACTAGAATAGATGTGGCTGACCCTTTTTAGTTTGTTAATGATCCATAGCCAACCTAAAATTTTTGGAACTAAGGCTTAGTTATTGTTGTAATAAATTTAGTTTGAAGAgtctaattaaaattaaattaatgattTGGCCATTTTTCAAAAGCCTTGGATCAGAATTCTTTGTAGTCATCACCACATCTAATCTTAGCTATAAACCAAACTTGAAGACCTCAATCCTtgccccaccccccccccccctcccccccctctctctctctctcttccaaagtCTATTCAAGCTACTTGATGTAGGCAAGAAAAGGCTCAAAAAAGCTGAATTCACTGATTAAATCATCTAAAAAATAGGAGTTAAGAGAGATAAATTGCAGATGGTAGGATATATGTTTAAAGTTCAGTAAAAAGGGTTGTGATGGTAATGAATATCTTAATCATCAAGTGAATTTGGCAATGGAAGATAAAGGAACATGAAGCCTATGTGCTGACGACAAAGCTAACAAATCACATTAAAACAATTCTAGTGATACATATGGAGAACTATTATGCCCACTAGATATAAGTTTTAGGGATTGCTGTGTGTCCTAATCATTAATGGTGGAAGCTTCAAAAGTTTAGGATTTGTTATCTTTTACCATTGGTGTGTTCTAGTGTGGTTATTCCCCTTTTCAACTGTTTTGATGCTTACgaagcatttaaaaaataaaaaatatatgtttatgaACCTATTATTCTCAATACCATATCCGACCAAAACTAGgaagagttataaaaaaaaaaaaaaaaaaaagacaagacaGTCATGCTGCAAATTATGGTTTGTACCTGTAAAATAGGCTGTAAAATTGCTGGATCAAAATTTTCAGAAGATTGCAAAAGAACCCATATCCTTAACACTTGATCTCGAAGCCCTATCATGCTTTCCCGTTCAGTGTCACTCATCATAAGAGGTCCAGTTGCATTACCATTAAACATTAGGGTCCTCATAAGATCAGGGATAGAATTGTAGGTATCAATAGCTGTGCCTAAAACAAAAGCTTCATTCACACGGACTGCTTCTTTAATTACTAGTTTCCTTAGCTCTTCACCATCTGGACCCAACAATAGCTTCAACACTGGTTGTAAAGCATCTTTTGCAGAAAAATCTCTATCTTTTCTTCCCTGTACCAGTAGATTTTCAAGTCTATTCCACCTGCAATGAGCCAAAATAAAACTTGGTTTCAGGTGGGTCTATAAAACCAAACAACATCCAATCAAACCAGAAGAAGTACAAAGTTAAGATAGAAACAAAAAGGCATGCCTAAACTTCCCGTCCTTAAAAAGCAGCTCAATAAGAGCATCTCTGAGATATGGGTTTGGATCTGTTAAAAGCCTTTTAGCAAAGTATGGATATGATGCTGCCAGCACCTTGAAATTAGGATCAGCATATAGTGCTAAACCTTCCAGTACGGTGAGTGACCTCAATATCAATGCATAATATGCTGGGACTGCAATAACAAGCCATGGCATCAAATtccagagaaagaaaaaagaaagaaagaaaagagtagTGTGGAAAGCTTTAGCTTCTTTAAATCAGTACAACTATGCTGTTCTCAGATTGCAAAAAATAAGATCTTGTGAACTCAAAGAAATCAATATTATGTTACTTTTTTCCCTTCCAAATAGgagataattattaattatttccAGGACAAGCAAGGAATCAACAAAATGGAGCACAATACCCACTACATCAAATTCTAGAGTATGAATCATAACCAAATCAGCTACAAGATCCACTACATTCGTTGGCTACTTTGAAACTAATTAAACAGGGTTCATTGCCAAAGTCTGTGTAATTGTACAgatttaaagaaacttacagatTAAGGCTTTAAAGTCATTGACAAGACCAGTATTGACTCACCATTAAATGGATATTGATATAAAACAGCACCCAGACCATCCACTATCGTTTTGAAGTTTAGTTCACTCACAGTTGAATTAAGTGCATCATCAAAGAAGTTTCGAAGTGCTGGTACAATTGGAGAAACATCTACATCACGTGACAAGAAATCAAGAGCATAGTAATCACGAGCCATAGCTTCATAATCTCGATTCACCATGTGAACAACATGACCAATAATAGCAGATCTTGCTACTTCTGGTGTCTCACTCATCATTCCAAAGTCCAGAAAGGCAAGCTTTCCATCCGGTGTTGCCAAGAGATTACCAGGATGAGGATCTGCATGAAAATATCCGTACTCGAGTAGCTGTCTGAGGCTGCATTGTATACCTGTGTTCACCAGATCTAAAACCTTCAATCCTTGTTTCTCAATGGCAGCTTGCTCATTTAATTTGACTCCATCAACCCAATCCATTGTCAATACTTTGCCACTGGTATAATCCCAGAAAATATCTGGGACAAGGACTTCTTCCTTGTCAGCATACAATTTCTTAAACCGCCTTGCATTCTGACCCTCCTGCAGTGACCTGTCAAAATTATCATTCAACCCCGAAAGAATCTTATACAAATACGATATCAAAGGCTTTAGTGACCAAATGCTGTGTCTTTTTAACAACAATACTAACCTGCACATAGTTGAGCTCTTGATAAACTCTGCTCGCAAATTCATCAATAAGTGCAACGACATCACTGGAAATTATGTCAACATATTTATTTACTAGAAATCCTAGACCTCTTATCAGGTAGAAGTCAAGTCCTATAGCTTCTTCAATACCCGGGCGTTGCACCTTTACAGCAACAATCTGTCCAGAATACTTCAGTTGAGCTTTATAAACTTGACCTAAACTTGCCGCTGCAATTGGTTGTGGAGATATGGATGAGTAAATGGAGTCAAGTGATAGTTCCAACTCCCTCTCAATGCATGCAAATGCCTCTTCGTCTGGGAATGTCGGTAAAGCATCCTGCTCAGTCACAAATAAGAGTGATATTTGTCTTAGCATCTAATATAAATCTCAACATATTTGTCTATGGAGTAGAAACCACGACAAAGGATTTCACCacaaaactcaaattctttGTTTAATGAACTTTCACCTGATTTGCATAACTTCGTCAAATAAACGGCACAAaaccacataattttttcaaGACTCGGGGACTCGGAGAGGTAACTGTTAGGCAGCCGAAGAAGCTGATTCCCAGAGTCAAACCCACGACCCCGTTGCTTTTGGTACAAGGCACTTGCCATTGAACCAAGTCTTGACCTCTAAGTTATGGCaagatatatttcttaattttaacctaatctaaaacatacaattaaatgaatttaatagAAATCAACATCATTTAGACAAATTTAAGAGCATCATATAAATAGAACAATGTCATTATGCCACTGGACCCATACATGAAAGAGTAATGTGAGTTACATTTCTTTAACCAATAAATTAGATTACTTTACAAGATCACGTGAATTTAATACCATAAATTTCACTTATCCTATGATATGTGAAgcctaaactttaaaattaagtTAATTACGTAAAGTAAACCAACAGAAACAAGCTTTCctcaaaattgaaaaaggaaagaataaaTTTTCATCATACTTGAAGTTCAGAGAGCTCCTCGAGATACTCAGGTGGACATATATCAGGCCTAGTGGACAAGCCCTGACCCAGTTTCACAAAAGTAGGACCCAATCGAGTGAAAATTCGTCTCAGCTCAGTGGCCCtcaatcttttattttgattcaGCACACCATTCCTTTGGTCTATCGCTAGCTTTAACCCAAACGAACCCATCGCAATCAAAATTTGCAGAGTCCTCCGCAATACCTAATCACAAACAATCATAACCAATAATCACATAGTATTCAGACAATATATATCACATAGTTGACGAAATTGAAGAAAACCTTGATTGGGCGAGTGTTGTATTTGAGGGCAAGAAGTTGGGGGCTATAGACGGTGGCATTGGCGGCACGAGCCATGGCTCTAGCCTCGGCCTGAATATCTTTGGCTCGATCCAGGCCTTTTCTATAGATAAGCTGTGAGTTATcgctgttgctgttgttgttgttgttgtcatctCTCACAGTAACAGCAGCAGGCACAATTCTTGGTCTCGATTCAACCAGAGCTGCTCTAGTCTTAAATAACCTAACTCTTCTGCTTCTGCCTCTGCCTCTGCCTCTATGAAAAAACGGTTGACCAGCTCCAATTCCAACTCCAGCTCCAACGGCAACGACGAGACTCATGGCTGTGTGGGGAACTGGGTTGGAAGGCAAATGGCAAGTGACTAATGGATGAGTAGAAAAGCCAACCCAAATTTAGTCGCTATTAAGGCTGAGTCGGCTTCGGATgtctatttttttgttggtgTGTAAGATTAGTTAAGCTGCCGAGTGGTCATGTCATGTGGTAGtggtgttttcaatttttaattttttcaataaattgaCCAACTACCAGTACCACCCATGCCCATGTGTATGCTCCAGCCTCCAGTGGATCTGCTTGACTCTTTGGCTCGTTCCATACCACAAAATTGTAGCGTGCGACTCTTTCTGTTtgttgttgaaaaaaaatttagtgtgaAACAGATTTTTGAAGCAATCTTCCCATTAAGTGGCGAGACTAGATAGTTTTATAATTTGTGCATAgaaaaccattttaagaaattttttgtgaaaaaataaaaaaagtgattgaattttttttgacaacttttttcaatttctcatgAAAAAGTAACTATATAATTTTAGTTAGATAACTTgcttaaatagtaaaaaaagtttAGCTCAAAACATATTTAATAGAGATATTTTGCATCAACCTATCATGTGACGATTGAAAAGATAATTTATATGTAATTTTAGTCAcataacttgtttaaataatactgTGGATAGTTTTATAATTTGTCAAGCAATAATTTTGGAAACatcaaactttgtccttaaatAATGGGTAAagttaaggaaaagaagaaaaaaaattgattttttaaaataattttttttatattttctatgaaaatgatataaaaaatttcttataataaTCAATTAACAATACTCTAAGGgtcttctaaaaaatacaaatttcttAAGGGCATTTATTAACAGGATtcttaaataatacatatagaTAGTCTTACAAACTATTGTTGTGTCTAATTCTTACTgattttcatctaaacccaccattcatatcactttttcacctaccaataaccactcaccatatatcaacaatttgtaaaaaaaaaaaaaattggttacaAACCTAGTTGTAGTCTAAGACTACAACTCTTACTAAAAAGATTAACgtgactacatattttaaaaatttaaccgttaaattgcatgttttttatattcttaacacactTGTTAGATTTTTTGTCAATCAGATactatttactattcgattcataaacttattttttatgaataattttagactacaaaaacttaaaatttaaacgtTTGATTGGtgatatagctattgatatttgattttttggaaattCTGTAAGTATAGattatataaaaggaaaatgtaatcaaatagtggatttgtttaaattttcatccaataaaaaaaattaagtagagTACAACCTAATTTGTAGCATTAGGTTGTAACCTAATTTGTAGTCAAACTtcggttattttttttttgaaataggaCCAagcttgaaaattttattaagaaactGAAGAATCCGCAGAAACAAAAGCGTCTACATCAAATCAAATGGAACAGATTCCATCCAAACTAACAAAGGAAATAAAACAACCTAATTTGTAGTCAAACTtcggttaattttttttttttttttgaaataggaCCAagcttgaaaattttattaagaaactGAAGAATCCGCAGAAACAAAAGCGTATAGATCAAATCAAATGGAACAGATTCCATCCAAactaacaaagaaaataaaagtcttGCTTTCTAGATCAAAGTATGTGCAATGGCATTACCTTGCCTAACtgtgtgagagaaagaaaaactcCGAAGGGGGTTAACATGAATTAAAGTGTCCCTAACTAAATGGCCAAAGAATGAGGAAAACACATCACCCGTTTGAAGAGCCTTGATACCAATTTCTGAATCACCTTCAAATTGGCACTGTTGTAGGCCGATTTTAGAAGCAAAAATTACCGCATGTCTAGCTGCTATCATCTCCAAGCTCTCCACATTATGTGGTTTCCGAATTTTTTCAGCCATTACTGCCAAAACCTGAC
This DNA window, taken from Quercus robur chromosome 2, dhQueRobu3.1, whole genome shotgun sequence, encodes the following:
- the LOC126712696 gene encoding protein ACTIVITY OF BC1 COMPLEX KINASE 3, chloroplastic — protein: MSLVVAVGAGVGIGAGQPFFHRGRGRGRSRRVRLFKTRAALVESRPRIVPAAVTVRDDNNNNNSNSDNSQLIYRKGLDRAKDIQAEARAMARAANATVYSPQLLALKYNTRPIKVLRRTLQILIAMGSFGLKLAIDQRNGVLNQNKRLRATELRRIFTRLGPTFVKLGQGLSTRPDICPPEYLEELSELQDALPTFPDEEAFACIERELELSLDSIYSSISPQPIAAASLGQVYKAQLKYSGQIVAVKVQRPGIEEAIGLDFYLIRGLGFLVNKYVDIISSDVVALIDEFASRVYQELNYVQEGQNARRFKKLYADKEEVLVPDIFWDYTSGKVLTMDWVDGVKLNEQAAIEKQGLKVLDLVNTGIQCSLRQLLEYGYFHADPHPGNLLATPDGKLAFLDFGMMSETPEVARSAIIGHVVHMVNRDYEAMARDYYALDFLSRDVDVSPIVPALRNFFDDALNSTVSELNFKTIVDGLGAVLYQYPFNVPAYYALILRSLTVLEGLALYADPNFKVLAASYPYFAKRLLTDPNPYLRDALIELLFKDGKFRWNRLENLLVQGRKDRDFSAKDALQPVLKLLLGPDGEELRKLVIKEAVRVNEAFVLGTAIDTYNSIPDLMRTLMFNGNATGPLMMSDTERESMIGLRDQVLRIWVLLQSSENFDPAILQPILQVLQQPEARSLGGRVIGGITQRLAARLLQQVLRVPTTASATTL